The Desulfonatronospira thiodismutans ASO3-1 region AAAATGTCAGTTTTGTCATGCGAACCACGTGAACCACGCGAGCGCGTGGCTGGACGCGTGGCAGAGCGCGTGATTGATTCCTGAACAATTCATTTCCCGGCTTTTTGCAGATGCATCTTACAAATCCGACTTAATTTAAGTTGTCCCTCTTGAGCTCCAGGGAAGCCCCGGGAGTGTGAACCTCGTGCCTTGGAACCTGCTTCAGGAAATGGACGCCAGGTGCACGTTTTCCTGACTTCGGGCCAGGTTCATCATGGCTTCGGTAAATCCGGACTGGCTGAAGAAAACATAGTGTTTTTCAGAGCCGTCCGGCAAAAAAACGTTTTTTGCCTTTTCCATCAATTGCCGGTAAACATCCGCATCCACAGGTGCGGCAGTATACTTGCACTCACAGAATACAGCATGCTCCCGGTTCTCAGTGACGCCCAGAAGATCTATCTCCACATCCTTGTCCCACCATCTGCCTGCCTGGATCAGCTGAATATGCGGCGATTTGACAAGCCCCTTCTGCATAAGCCACTGCCTGCATATGTCTTCGTACACAAAACTGACATGACTTGACCTGAATTGATCTTTGATCTTTTTAATAACTACTTCAGTGTTCTCAATCTCCAGGTAGCTTCTATAAGGATGGACGAACCTGAACCAGAAACTGATGAAATTGTCTGTAATTCGATACTGGCCTTTTTTGCTTTTTTCCGGATTCTTTTCAGTGATGGGAACTTCTCTGACAATGAGATCCAGTTCCTGCAGGGTTTTGAGATATTTTGTCAGCCCGGACTGATTCATGCCCAGGGCGGAGGAGATCCTGCCCAGCTTTCTGTTGCCGGCTGCAATGGTTTTGACCAGGGAAAAGTAAGTACCTGTTTCGCCGAATTCTTTTTCCAGTAAAAAAACCGGCTCTTCAAATAAAAAGCTCTGCCTGGACAGAATATTTCTTTCTATGGCCTGGAAGATATCCGTGGCTGGTGTAAACAGTTCAATATATCTGGGCACCCCTCCGGTCACAGCATAGTATTCGATGAGGTTGATGCGCTCAGGGTGCTTGAAAAAGAGTCCATAATCCTGATATGAAATCTGATCCAGCCTGATCTGTCCGGTCCGTCTTCCATACAGGGGACTGGAATAGGAGAGAGCCTGCTCCACCATCATGCCCACGAGAGAGCCGCAGAGGATGACCATGGACCTGGATCCGGCCAGCATCTGATCCCAGATTCTCTGGAAAATGGAAGGAAAAGATGTCCGGGCCTTGCCCAGGTATTGAAATTCATCAATGGCAATGATTTTCTTTTTTTCCGGCTGGTGCTCATTAAGCACGGAAAAGATTTCATCCCATTCCAGAAGGACATCTTTTTTTAGTAAGGTGTTATGTGTGAAATCCGAGACTGCGTGTTGAAAGTTTCTCCTGTTTTCCCGTTCTGATTCCTCTGTAGCCACAAAATAAAAAGCGTTTTTTTCCTGAATGAATTGTTTGATCAGGGTGGTTTTGCCTATCCTTCTGCGACCATAAAGGATTACCAGCGAGGCCCTGTCCTGAGCGAACTCATCCTCAAGGAATTGAATCTCTTTCTTTCTACCAATAAAAATTGACATACAGACATTATATTTAACAAAGTTATATCTGTCAATTATAATAATTCATTTTATTATAAAATTTTTTATTTTTTTCCCATGGACAAATGACACTGACAAGGAAAGCCTGGCCTGGTTTGATCATACTGGCGAATACAAATATCTTGACCCCCAAGCCTACAACGCATTATATAATAAGCACGACTCGAGATACTTCAGCGAACCAAGCAATTGTCGCTTAAGCCGACGTAGCTAAAAATTTGAGGCAGAACCTGTGAGCGATGAATACGACAGCCCCTGGAAAGTAGCGCTGGAAAGGTATTTCCCGGAATTTATGGAGTTTTATTTCCCTGTAATTTTTGCTGACATTGACTGGGGTTCAGGGTATGATTTTCTGGACAAAGAATTACAGCAGGTGACTAAGGATGCTGAACTTGGACGCAGGTATGTGGACAAGCTGGTGCGGGTACGCAGGTTAAGCGGAGATGAAGGCTGGGTATGCGTACATATTGAGGTGCAGGGAGATGCCGAGGATGTTTTTGCCAGGCGGATGTTCACCTATCATTACCGCCTTTTTGACCGGTACGACAAGCCCCTGGCCAGCCTTGCCGTGCTGGCTGATACCAGTCCGGGCTGGCATCCGGACAGCTTTGGCTATGAGCTCTACGGCTGCCGGATGCGGTTTGATTTCCCAGCTGTCAAGCTTCTGGACTGGGAATCGGAAACAGATCAGCTGCTTGAATCGGATAATGCTTTCGCCCTGGTAACAGCAGCGCATCTGTTGACCAAAAAGACCCAGGACAAACCAGAGGAGCGATACGCAGCCAAGAT contains the following coding sequences:
- a CDS encoding ATP-binding protein, whose translation is MSIFIGRKKEIQFLEDEFAQDRASLVILYGRRRIGKTTLIKQFIQEKNAFYFVATEESERENRRNFQHAVSDFTHNTLLKKDVLLEWDEIFSVLNEHQPEKKKIIAIDEFQYLGKARTSFPSIFQRIWDQMLAGSRSMVILCGSLVGMMVEQALSYSSPLYGRRTGQIRLDQISYQDYGLFFKHPERINLIEYYAVTGGVPRYIELFTPATDIFQAIERNILSRQSFLFEEPVFLLEKEFGETGTYFSLVKTIAAGNRKLGRISSALGMNQSGLTKYLKTLQELDLIVREVPITEKNPEKSKKGQYRITDNFISFWFRFVHPYRSYLEIENTEVVIKKIKDQFRSSHVSFVYEDICRQWLMQKGLVKSPHIQLIQAGRWWDKDVEIDLLGVTENREHAVFCECKYTAAPVDADVYRQLMEKAKNVFLPDGSEKHYVFFSQSGFTEAMMNLARSQENVHLASIS
- a CDS encoding cytosolic protein — protein: MSDEYDSPWKVALERYFPEFMEFYFPVIFADIDWGSGYDFLDKELQQVTKDAELGRRYVDKLVRVRRLSGDEGWVCVHIEVQGDAEDVFARRMFTYHYRLFDRYDKPLASLAVLADTSPGWHPDSFGYELYGCRMRFDFPAVKLLDWESETDQLLESDNAFALVTAAHLLTKKTQDKPEERYAAKIRLIRILFARGWDRQRILDLFKVLDWLMSLPEDLASKIFSDIRQIEEEYQMPYVTSIERIALKKGMQEGIEKGMQKKKEEG